A single Halarcobacter anaerophilus DNA region contains:
- a CDS encoding cyclophilin-like fold protein, giving the protein MKKTIKKVFMVLLSLPLLSCLANPNKEIDNKIEFQKGETMKISVQAKGETAVFKLNNSQAAKELYEQLPLEIEVENFGNNEKIFYPPKKLSTNNTPLAKAKNGTLAYYAPWGDVVMFYKDFGSAGGLYELGEIVSGLEYIKNMSGIIKINKEE; this is encoded by the coding sequence ATGAAAAAAACAATTAAAAAAGTCTTTATGGTTTTATTATCTCTTCCCCTACTCTCTTGTTTGGCAAATCCAAATAAAGAGATTGATAATAAAATAGAATTTCAAAAAGGAGAAACAATGAAAATAAGTGTTCAGGCAAAAGGAGAGACTGCCGTTTTTAAATTAAACAACTCACAAGCGGCAAAAGAGCTTTATGAACAACTGCCTTTAGAAATTGAAGTTGAAAATTTTGGAAACAATGAAAAAATATTTTATCCGCCAAAAAAACTTTCAACAAACAATACCCCTCTTGCAAAGGCAAAAAACGGAACTCTTGCTTATTATGCACCTTGGGGAGACGTTGTTATGTTTTATAAAGATTTCGGAAGTGCAGGAGGTTTATATGAACTTGGAGAAATCGTATCAGGATTAGAATATATTAAAAATATGTCAGGAATAATTAAAATAAACAAAGAAGAGTAA
- a CDS encoding alpha/beta hydrolase, with product MMWDKIFEKSDNVIIQRVSYRNRYGISVSADLYLPKEIDSSKKYQALVIGTPYGGVKEQGAGLYAQTMAERGFITLAFDESYNGTSGGEPRRTSSPEIFTEDFSAGVDFLGTRPYVDRERIGAIGICGSSAFALKAAQVDQRIKAVATASMYDMSRVLRNGWLDSMSSEERKENLTNLSLQRWEDFENSLPKIAPGFPNKPQESIPEGLDSITSEFFEFYAMKRGFHPNAPAAFTLTSQMAFMNFPLLNYLEDISPRPILLIIGENAHSRYFSEDAYKKAAQPKELYIVPNARHIDLYDRTDLIPFDKLESFFNENLK from the coding sequence ATGATGTGGGATAAAATTTTTGAAAAAAGTGATAATGTAATAATCCAAAGAGTCTCTTATAGAAATAGATACGGAATAAGCGTATCTGCGGATTTATATCTCCCAAAAGAGATAGATAGTTCAAAAAAATATCAGGCACTTGTTATAGGAACACCTTACGGAGGAGTAAAAGAACAAGGAGCAGGATTATATGCTCAAACAATGGCAGAAAGAGGTTTTATAACTCTTGCTTTTGACGAATCTTATAACGGAACAAGCGGTGGAGAACCAAGAAGAACATCTTCTCCCGAAATTTTTACGGAAGATTTTAGTGCAGGAGTAGACTTCTTAGGAACGAGACCTTATGTTGACAGAGAAAGAATAGGAGCTATAGGAATTTGCGGAAGCAGCGCTTTTGCATTGAAAGCTGCCCAAGTAGACCAAAGAATCAAAGCCGTGGCAACTGCTAGTATGTATGATATGAGCCGTGTTTTAAGAAACGGCTGGTTAGATAGTATGAGCAGTGAAGAGAGAAAAGAGAATCTTACAAACTTAAGTTTACAAAGATGGGAAGATTTTGAAAATTCTCTTCCTAAAATTGCACCAGGCTTTCCCAATAAACCCCAAGAGAGTATTCCCGAAGGTTTAGATTCTATTACAAGTGAATTTTTTGAGTTTTATGCTATGAAAAGAGGCTTTCATCCAAATGCTCCTGCTGCTTTTACCTTAACCAGTCAAATGGCTTTTATGAATTTCCCTCTTTTGAATTATCTTGAAGATATTTCTCCTAGACCTATTCTTCTAATTATAGGAGAAAATGCCCATTCTAGATATTTCAGTGAAGATGCTTATAAAAAAGCAGCGCAACCAAAAGAGCTCTATATCGTACCAAATGCAAGACATATTGATTTATATGATAGAACTGATTTGATTCCTTTTGACAAACTGGAGTCTTTTTTTAATGAAAATTTGAAATAA